The genomic window AGTTTTGGATGGTCTAAAGTTATGAAACGAGAAAGCATAGCAGCATGTGTCCGCCTTTTGCAGAAAGAGACAAATTGACATTGTAAAAAACCCGCAATTAAAAAGGTTGCATGATTTCGATTTGTTGGCCATTAAGTTAGCTAAAGACTGGGTATAATGCACAGAATCGCCAAGTTAAACTCGTTGATATCAATGTCACAGGCACAACGCACTAAGTTGCAAGCTGTAATTGTTGATTAAACAAGTACCATAACTATGTTGATGCCGGTGTGGCTCTGATATATGTATAAAACAAACCACGTGGATGGGGCTGCAGAGATTAGATTTGCATTACTTTACAACTGACAAGTGTTTATACCTGGCAAGCCACACAAAGGCTTTACTGCAGCTGGCACCCTTTCTTGCATTGCCTTCATCGGCCTCTTTCTTTAAAATCGCGACCAAATTGGAGTATATTGAAGGATCAGAATTACATAGCATCTCCAATCTCTACGAAAGAAACATGAGAGGAATATATGTATAAGATAAATAGAAAGAATAGAAAGCCATTGCTCTACAAGCATTCAGCAAGAAAAATGACAAATGTTGGACATGGACAGGAATAACCTGGGTCTGGTTAAAAAATGAAGCCCAGAAGAGCGAGTTTGTTGAAATGATAGAAAGTCAAGGCATATGGAGGGTAATTATTGCAAATGAAGAAACACGCTTGAGCAGTGCTTCACTATTCTTTACTTACCTGAATATTCTGATTGATATCTTGTCTCAAAACTGCCATTGTTGGGCCTATCTTATCTtcataaaagacaaaaacagaACAACAGAGAGCAAGTCAAGGTGATTGCAGGTCTTGAATGAACAATTAACTAGAGATAGAATtagaaggagaaaagaaaagaaactaattaCCAAGAACCTGAATAACAAGGTTGCAGACGTTTAAAAAGGGCCTTGTGGGTATATGAACAGTAGTAGTCCTATCAAGATTGTCACCTGTGGGCTTGAGTTCGATCAGCATCGACAGTTCTTCAATTGCAGACTGTATCTCTGATCCTTTCTCCATTTCTCTCGTCCTTTTCATCTTCAAGATGATTCTTGCCTCTTCTTTCACTACTGGGTCTAGGCAACAAAAGGGTTTCTCCAATATAACAGAGAAATGGAAGGTTTTGTTTTAGAGTTTGGTCTCAATGGCGGTTGCTTGTCAATGATATTCTGAAAGACCAATGTATTGTAGCTTGCTTGAGACGTTGAGAGCTATATAGCAGTGGTAACTTGTTCTGCCTGAactcaaagtattttttatggtgCTTCAGATAATTTTTATACATAGATTCATTTATTCTACTATAAGATGTTGATGGTGACATTGTATTTGACCTTGGTGTTATCTATCTGCTTATCCTATTtactattttcatattaatataatCTTGTGTTTATACATTCAATCCCAACCGTCCGTCCTACCATATCATTCGTCAGAGTTCTGAAATCAGTGtactgattttcttttttttaacaaagtatACAGAGGTGGGTCCTTTGCATGATTGCATCAGAACAAAGGATAATTTTCCCTTCATCACCAGTCAGGGAATATCAGAATCTTGCCATGTTGCAAGGGCAGCAGGAGCAGGACTGACTGGTTTTCATCTACAGAAGTTAAACAGATTTTCAACAAAGTCCTGGCCGTGTTTGCAATTTGCGATttataatctgtttttttatgttttaaaaatatttttgtagaaatttattttttattttaaattaaatatttttggtattttcaaattgttttgatataatgatgttataaataattttttaaaataaaaattattattttaatgcatttctaaacaaaaaataccttgaaaaataatctctttcatactctcaaacaccttatactattgaataataaaaaaaaaattcaattttggtgaGTGATGTTATGAGCATTGGGGCACCATATCCACTAAACCTTTACTGTACATGTCAATAATCTTGCTTATATCGGTTAATGTAATATTTCATCTACTTTTAGTATTTACTCATGGtgtgtttgttttccagaaAGTGGTTTtcggaaaaccactttccaaactttcctgtatttgtttgccattagaaaagttggtcaacggaaaacactttccggtcaacggaaaacacgttccagtcaaagaaaaatttagattgatttccaggaaagtattttcattttgttttgaacggaaaacactttccggaagttgtgaaaaatttaaaaatatcaattatttgctgattatatcaaatttggtcctcaaacttttgattgctatatatattttgttttgaatatttgtttttcgatttcatcccttagaatttaatttttatattaattttagtccttatttttataattgttatttgatttttccttattattttttaattgaagttttttatctatcaaatttggtcctcattcttttgatttttacttattttatttgaaataatttatgaaatgttaattattattattttaatttcttcatctttcaattttttttttagatttgatctctattattttgattattatttattttatttgagataatttatgaaattatatattttttaattttattctcattcaactttttaatttgtaagatttgttcctcgttattttaataaatttgagaaaaataaaatattaataagttattttctagctcattttccatgacataaccaaacactggaagatgttttccaacttattttccattacactaccaaacatcggaaaatactttcctggaattcactttttaaaaaaaaactattttctagcaaacaaacaaaTGTCATTAGTTTGCTAGTTTTCATGCTAAGTTCATCCTTGTATGCCATAACAAGATTGTTAAAAATGCAATTCTTCTATTATTAAAAGTGTTATTATCTATAAGTTTAGACCACGTATCATTTacatgaacaaaaattaaaaaaaaaaacatttattattagGACACAAGTTCTAAATTAATTGAACATGGAGGAACTACACTCTTAATGATAATGGAATATACAATGAGCTTGATGAAAAAATTACTGGAGGGATCATGCTGacagaatatataaaaataaaagtgtctataaaaagatataattacaaaaaagaaattctatgatataatatttttatctgaatacatttttcatcatttatttggttttgtgataataataaaaaactaaaaaatgataTCACTTTCTTTCAGCAAGGTTTAACAACATTCCCAAGACTTTTCAAGTTAACATATAATACACTAACTTTTTGATTGATTAttccataatttttatgtttttattttatttttttcttaataattttaagtgAAACCCATTTTTTGATACATGGTAGTACGATCAATTGCATAATCGTTTAACAGTTTCTAGCATAGTGATTAAACTTTGATCGGCTCGACAGGTCGATCTGGTGGCTAGAATAGTCTGGGTAAGGTAAAAGACCAGCAAGAGCAAAAAAATAGTCAAACTTGGTCGACCCGCTAggttgacccgtgacccggACGACCTGACAAAACTCGGTAgatacctgttttttttttcaaatgtgttttttttcctaaccagggacctttttttttaatattttttagttgattattaaccattttcaaagttcactatataaatattagaagaatgttttattttttcaatatgaaatttgaaaccctttactATATATtctctatattcacaagaaaaaaagttattttttcaatgtgagattaaTTTaaaccttttagtatatatattctatattcacaagaaaaaagttatgtgtttttaatgtgggataacaaatctttttagtttaaatactttaaattaaaaggataacatatatctttttaatgtggaataatttttttttgaaataatattttaaacttaattatttacaatatgtatagcttatattcatataaattgtttcttaattttttcatatgaaataataaaatttcaaatatttttttattaaaatattccAGGTCAAACCCGTGTAACCTGGAACCCAACTTCTTGACCGGATCAACTCTCAAATCAggggtttgataactatagtTTCAATGATgcactcaaataaaaaaaaaattatttcacactaaaattacaattttcttctcctcactcgaatatttttattctagaaAAGCATGCAGAAAATATTGATTACTGCCATGTCTTTCGTTGTCATTTTCACCTTGCTACAGTACATTGTGAAACGTAATTGTAGAGCACATAACACAACATGCAAATTCTTAATTGTGAAacgtaaaaataatattgttatgAGTTTTCACaatttccttattttctttttttttcttctttgaaggGTTTAGTTTGTTTCTCATCCGGATAGAATCAGATAAATAGAGAAATGTGTTtacttatgaaaaaaaaagaatttttattatccaaaaataaagtAGATACAGAAGGAATGTTTCTGGCAGGGAAatcttattgaaattttattttaaaataggaTTTTGACATTGAAAACACAGTAAAAAGAACATCAAAAGTCATGGATGAGTGAGAGTGTGGTtacgattgcttttcaaagtgtttttcatttagaaatatatcaaaataatatttttttaaatcatttttgatatcagcacatcaaaatgatctaaaaacaccaaaaaaaatattaatttgaagcaaagaaaaaaataaaataaattcaaattttttcaaaaacgtttttgaaacgcaaaaacaaacaggttgcaacaagtttatttatttttttaattgagaaaattactTTAACTCTCTCAAGATTTGAGCATAGCAACACTTTATcatcatctttttaaaaattacattttatatcttattgtttatataattaataacattttaCCTAAAGAATTAGAAATGcacaaaatcaataaatgaaaaagttcaacaatattattataaGTCTGTCGTTATAATTGATTTGATGTCTAAAGTATCCTAACAATACAATTTTTGCATCTTTGTCTTCACCAATCTTATTTTAGTGACAATCcctcaataaaaatatataacataaaGGAAATGGATTCTACGTTGGACATTCTTTCAACAAAATTGGACTTTACAACACATACAATATTTCTTCTACTTCCAAACATATAAAgtcaaatataattaacataaacGACCCAAATGCTTACTCACCATTTACTTGTCAAAATGCCAAAATAGACAAGAAACTCTAAAAGCCTCCTCTCTTACCATCCCAAGATATATAGCCCAGACATTCACAATAATTTCCTTTTTCCATAGGATAGAATCCCACTACCAAAGCCTGCAAATCTGAGTtacctaaaaaaaacacatgagatTTCcgctctctctttctttttcttgtttcccTAGCCAACAACATCTGCACCACCAGCCATAACCTCCATGTCTCAAGCCATATATATATGTTGCCACTAACCAAGAGTACCACCAGCCCCTAGCCGTGTCaaccatcatcaacaacaattgGCTCATCAATCCTACCTataaaaaacttctttaaaataaacaaaagcaaTGTGATTATTAAATGTTTATCAATAAATTACCAAAAAAGTTCTGTGATAGTGGTAAAATCTTTCCGAGGATTCCAAAACGGAGACATTAATGTGGCATGTGTTTGTACTTTGTGCCCACTTTGATACGATCCAAGGACTCCAAGAATGATGGATTACTATGCCCACTTTGATACCATACAGGAaagacttgaataaaaaaaattggattctAGCATAATTATGTctattatccagttttacgataataacaataattttcaattcGATTGTTGGATTGAACTGAAATTTTAccccaaaataaaacaatattctgGGCAACTCTGGATAAAATTTTCAGCTTCATCCAATGAAATGATACAATCCAAGAAAAAGATTGAATAAGGAAATTCAGATTTTAGTATAATTGTGCTTACTTTCTAGCTTTACgacaataattataattctcaatccgaccattgAAATAAGCCAAAAATTTACCCAGAGTTGCCTGGAATATTCTTCTATCTTGGGGTAGAATTTTAGGTCAATTGCATTTCAGGAAGGCATTGCGATATACGTCAAAACAAAAtgtatgaattttattatttactttgttttgatttgtggacttcttatttggcaaggatccttttcctacaaggatatgacatcttgttttgagattttcttAGTTCTACAAGGATATTTAATGAGTTGTAACATAATCTCTAAGTGTGGCAATGATTCGTTaatgtttcaaatttttttttacaaggattccttattcatcctagatACACAAAGAAAGAAGAGTTGGTGATATTTAATGAAAGATTGGTTAGCTTATGTTGGAGAGTTTCTTAATTTTACAAGAAAGGTTAAAGGAAGGCAATAAGAGTTTCCATGTTTTAAGAGGATTCTTTAAAGTTACAATTAATTATCCTTGACAAATAAGGTAATTAAAGGGAAGACAACTTCAACAATCAATTTCCTAAGTACTTTTTGGATATCTAAAGGTGGCAACAAATATCTTAGTGTTTCTACAATAAGAATTTCATTCATGACATTatttaaactagaaaaattatctatattagtttttttttaattagatacaACAACTTTAGTTTATGTgttagatttgttatttttattacttgttttttaatatttgggctTATTTAACATACTTTGGGTTTATTGTAACCATggatttatgaaataaacttaTGCTTTGCATGATGcaacatattttctttattgggaaaaaaaataaattgacttatcaaggtataactgaCCTTGTGACAtcttccttatacttcttgttagcaaattaatatttgttgggtgggtttttttttattccaatagtgttggtgccttgagacatgtttatattatatcacactcttatcaaacctgatttctTGGCTTTTCAAGAGTTATATCATCTTCGTTGTGGATTCTTTGACTACGTGATTAAGAAGTCTGCATCACACTTCCATCAAGAATGTACCAGCAGTAGAGCAACTTCATCTTGATTATTTAAAGCACTAAcctttttattgctattatcTACATTACATCCCAACTTGAAATTCATAGTGAATAATGATGGGTACTAAGGTGTGTCTTGTCAATAgctttattgttgttgttgaaatgGACAAACAAATAGTGTTGTTGTTGTAAAAAAACTTGTTGtggttgtttgttttgttcttgttattgTAAGTAGGGTTGATaaagatagtttaaaatttaaagtttggaAACATGTTTTGGGATTTTTGAAGAGATTGatctttaaagttttaattgtgTAGTGAAATTATGAGATACTAACTGATGAagttacaaaaaagaaaaaaaactgcaaaGGATTTTTTAGGCTTTCCATGACTGACAATGCATTGTAACTTGTAAAACAAAGTCCCTTGTATGTTTTAAGGGATCTTACAATGCTGAAGTTAGTTTAGCGAAGGAgtttaatgatgaaaaaaatataaattgtaaaCAAAATCAAGTGTTTGTGTGTAGTAAAGTATTAGGTCTTCTTGCCTATATTGTTGGGTAGTATGAGGTATTTAAACATATCATCCCCTAATTTACTTGGAGAGACGAAGTGTAGCTCACCATAGTAGGGTGGCAATGCTAGCATATCTCATCTTATAAAGGTGGTGTCTAcatatttaactttttaagcAAGTAGCTCAATGTATAAGGGTGGTGTCtgtatgtatttattgttttggatCCCTAACTATTTAGGCCTAGCCCAAATggctagaaaatatttttaaaaaaagtgtatTGTCTTTTGCCCCTTATGTTAATTTTTCACATGTTTAAGTTGAAATCTAACTTTATAGAATTTATGTAGGGTGAAAAATAACATACCTTATTCCACACAAAGGATGCATTCTTAGAGTGACAATTATGCATATGATGCgtattaaattttctttatatatagatGATATTAATTTCTCTATGTATGACTGTAGAAATTTCCTATGACTTCAATACATGAACTTAGAGATAAACATTTTAGTAAAGATTCAGTGGTTAAACCTCTGCACAGCTCGTCACCTAGAAGATTATATCCAAATACATGTCTTGTCACCCTAACATCTTTTACTTTGTCGAGTGATAGCTTTTATATGAGAAGGTGTTATTTTAGTGGTGTCCTTTAATCCTTCTCTAACTTTGTTTGTATGGTGACCACCATATCTATTCTTTCTTCtacattgattttttctagTACCTCAATTTATACATTATAGGGAAATTTTTAGATTGTTACTCACAAGCTTTTAAAGGGGGTTGACCTTTCCATTTtcttctaatataattttaaggaTAGAGATTGactttccccttttctttttaaatggatttgcactaaaacctttttttagtACTTAATCGTGGAGGGTTCTTTAGCTTCAAATTATTCTTTGTATTGTCCCACAACAAGTTGAGAGTCACTAAATATATAGAGAAGGtatgtataaatattttctacCAATATCAGACAAGTTAAGAAGGCCTCATCCTTTACTGCATTATTGGAGGAAAAGAACTCAAAATGAATACCACACTAAAAAATCTTGCTATAGTTCTAGTCAATATAACTCCTACTCCACTCCCACTAGTGTTTAAATATCCAGCAATATATAATACCTATAAGTTTGAGGCAAACTGAGAATATGATATCTTATACTATTCTAACATAGGAGATCTTGTGAATGAACATTCAGCAATGAAATCCGTCAGTGCATGCTCTTTGATAACTAATCTGGGTTGATATCTGATTCCAAACTCCCTTAATTCTATTTCTCATTTCACTAATCATCTATACAAGTCAAGATAATGGAGAATCTGTCTTAGAGGTTGGTCAATCATCACAATTACTTAGTGTGCTTGAAAGTAGGACTTCATATTTCTTGTTACACTAGTTAGCGTTAAAGCCACATTCTCAATCTTTAAATACCTAGTCTTAGCATTATGAATGGCTATACTAGTATAGTaaactagtttttaattttttttcctctttttataTCAGTAATGTATGCACTTCTAGGTTTGATACTCTTAGGTTAGGAAAATATCCTCTTATTCTTTTGGATAATGAGAGGACATTTAGAGAGGAAAAATGAGACTTTAACTCTTTAAAAGATTTCTAGCATTCTATAGTGCACTCAAAATTAAAGATGTTCTTAAAAATGTTGAAGAAAGGCAAACAATACTCTCTTACACGTGAACTAAATATGTTTAAAATTGCTACTTATTTGTAAGTCTTTATACGTCTTTGACGTATTGAGTTAGAGTTATGTTCGAGATGGCTTGAATCTTCTCAATATTATGCTTAATTTCTATACTGCTGACCAAAAACCCCCAAgaagttttcttattttattgcaaaaacatattttcaagGTTCAACTTTATTTGGTACATATGTAGGACATAAAAGACTTTATGAAAGTCCTAAAAGTGCTACTTAAAGATCATACTCTTGTACAACATGTCATCAATATAGGACTCAATATTTTTGCCTAGCTGACTTTTAAAACTATGTTCACTAATATAAGTGTCCTCGACATTCTTTGGGACAAAAGGTTTAGCCCAATAGCAAAAAGCCCCTTTGTTTATTATagatgttattttctttttatcatctaGATGTATAGCTATCTAGTGATACCCTGAGTCAGCATCTAAGGAACTCACGTACTCAAATCTAGTTGTTGAATCTAATAACTTGTTACTTTTTGGTAGTGAAAAGCTATTTTTAGGACATGCCTTGTTAAGTACAGTGAAGTCTACACATATAAGCCACTTTTCATTTAACTTCTTAACCAATACTATGTTAGCCAACAACTCTGGATGCATCATATCTTAATCATTTCTAAATATTTCATactaattattatattgatCTCATGCAGTAGATGTTTTCCTAGCATGATGTTAGCGGCCAAATTCATCTTGatcacaataaattttttttggagagtGTGACACTTAGGGTAAGTgctaatggtaataaaaaaggTCTAATGCACCTTTTATTGGCATGCCTTTTGCTTTCATGACATCTTTAAAGAGTATGTTGATTGTACTTCCATAATTCATTAACACCCTTTGCACATTATGGTTGGATAAAACTATGGTAATTGCTAAGGTATTTTTATAGGAAAACGTCACTCCTTTTTCATCTTCTAGTGTAAATATATTTGGCTCAAACAAAGGGTTTAGAAATCATGAGAAGAATActtgttttctataggattttcATTTCCAACTAGAATCTCCTCCTGTTGATATTCCTTTTAAGATCATATTGATCTCTAGTAATGACTTATATGGAGCATCAATTTCTTATCATTGTTTTCCatgatctactttttttttaataaattattgaagataCCCTTAGCAATGAgtctttctattttattcttgaGAGCATAACATTATTTTGTATCATGCTCCTTGTCTttgggaaaataaaatatttatttagattgTGCCTATCATTATCTCATTTTATAAGTGGTGTATACTCTATGAAATCTTTCCATTTGATGGTTGTTTGCACTTCTACTCTAATAGTGTTCAAATGAGCGGCTATTAGCTCTGGATATACTAATCTTTTTCACATTATACCTCTAGGGTTACTTTTGAGTGCATGGGAGTTGACTAGTGGCTGCTTgtgttttgaagatttttttttacttgtgaaAGTGTGGGTGATCTTACTTTACCATACTTATTTTCTCTACatgtatatgattttttatgtccTGTTTGACATTAAAAAGACTTTTTATAGGCCCTCCTACACAGAGTAATTATGTACTCTACTAATATATGCCTTTATAGCTACAAGTTTAAGCAAGCCTTCCATTTTGAGCATTTTTGTGTGTGTTAAATCTCTTCAGGTAGGCTCTagtgttttctctttctttattagTAATGACAAAGAGCTTAGTTGAACTCTTTTTAACAAGAACTCTAATCCTAAAATGAGTAACCATCTTGCTATATAAATCAAAGAAACTGAATATGTAATCGGGTTCTACATTGTGCTATTAGGCTAATGTAAACCTAAGAAATATCGTACGGAGAATCTTGCACATTAAATAGTTGTTTTGTATCATCAATTTAAGACTGCTTCTAACATTCTACACATGCTTTCTAGGGTTAGTGAAACCATCATGGTTGTTTGGATTCATCTTCACGGTGACAAAATATTTGAGAAGAAGAGTATTTAATACATTCTAGCATAATGGAGAATCATCTGGTTGGTAAGCAACCTTTTTGTTATCTTCTCGTCATTGTCTTTTACATTCAAAACCACTCGAGTTGGACTATATAGAGGAGCGATTGTAATGGTGATGAGTGTGGTCATGATTGGTTGTGGCCTTATCTTTTGACTTATATAGATATGCCTAAAGGGTTATGTTCGTGAATGCTCATGTTGCGATCGATTTCCTAGCATGGTAGAGGTGCGAAGATACTCTCGTCAACTTTCTTGCATGTTATTGTGGGTAGTCCATATTAAAAAGTGAAGTTCTTTATACATAGTGGGAGTAACGACTGGCTGTATGGTTCGTGACAGAAAAGGGAAAAGCTCTAAGTTGTTGCTGAGTGACCAAAACAATTTCATTTAGTGCTCTCATTTGTTGAGCAAATTGATGGAGATGGTGGGATatcagtctctctctctctctaggaGTTTCTATGTTGTATGCTATGAAAAACCTTAGAACAGATTTATGAGATAAGAAAATGAACTagcttttgtttaatttctagTAATGAATGAAGTTACATAAAAACTTCAAAGGCTTTCCTGGACTTTCCACGACCAATGCTGGTATGGGTTATTCGAGACTCGCAAAATAAAGTCCTCGATGTATTTTATACTAGTCTTCTATGCTTAAGTAGTTGTAGCAAAGAGTTTAAATAGAAATTGTAAACAAAATCATGTGTTTGTATGTATCAAAGAGTTGGGTCATCCTGCCTATATTGCTGGGCAGTAGAGGTATTTAAACACCTCATCCATTGACTTTACTTGTAAAGACAAGATACAGCTAATCCTGTAACGGTAGTGTCGTACTTATCTTCTGAAGCAAGTAGCTGATCTTCGAAGGAAATATTCCTTATTGGCTAGAGAAAATAGTAGTTTGATGGAATGTGGTATAGACCAATAAAAACGTATAGCTTAGGAATATTTTAATGCCAAACCGGCGAAGGTAAGAGTGACTGACgggctgtaattttttttctatctcgagagaatcaaagtaatttttcattatttacttTAATCCACGAACTCTTTTACTAGACTCCGCGAGTCATAAAAGATTTGCatgcaataaaaaagaaggttcACACGCAGCAATTCGATCCTATTTGCagatagattatttttttttcatgcatgttGTTCATCGGTAGTTGTAGAGACATAAACCACGCCGGGTGATAAGCAAATCTCTCAATGTTAGTTTACATTCATGAATCAGGAGATTTCAttcgatattaaaaaattatttatttttccaacaaTAACCAATCCTGGCCGTAGGATTCTTTGGGTAAGACAGTGATTTAACATTAGATATAGATCAccatttaaaaattgatttaattagaatACCAACTAAGTCTACGGATTACAAcagcaacaagaagaagaagcaggtaattaaatattactcctaacaacaacaacaacagaggCTGTTTCGTTGAAATCTCGGGATCCCTTAACGCTACCCAGCTTAAGCTAATCAtgacccatatatatatatatatatatttgcaaacTGAATAATTGATTTGtgtattgaataaaataaattaaaaattatatgaagataaagaaacatgttaaaatatcatatttgtgggaaactcttcaattttttatctttaattataaGACAGTAAAATTGtttctcattaaaaataataatttatactcCACTGAAAATCCtcctttttattaatatataatttttttcaaaaaaaaactttaattttttttcatgggttcttaatttgataaaaaaacaaaaaaagaattaaaataaatatagtcaTTTTATTCTcagttaatattaattaataagcaaattattatcaaaattccACATATTATactaatatataattatccgtaattaaaacaatctataataccatcataaaaatatttgggAAATTAGCCCTCAAAATCTTATAGTTTagtcaatattttatttgtcagctgagttttgaaaaattatagttttcattctgaaattaacatttataaaagttctttgattatttacaagtttgttattattttttatttaattactataaatacccttatattaaatattaagattttatcattaaatatataaaaaaatctagccaCCACTGTCATTCATCAAATCTAGCCATCCAAACCCAACAATCCTTTAGAAATTCG from Populus trichocarpa isolate Nisqually-1 chromosome 5, P.trichocarpa_v4.1, whole genome shotgun sequence includes these protein-coding regions:
- the LOC7469206 gene encoding glycolipid transfer protein 3 isoform X1 — its product is MKRTREMEKGSEIQSAIEELSMLIELKPTGDNLDRTTTVHIPTRPFLNVCNLVIQVLDKIGPTMAVLRQDINQNIQRLEMLCNSDPSIYSNLVAILKKEADEGNARKGASCSKAFVWLARSLDFTGALLQRLVADPGQKMEQLVEESYSITLKPWHGWISTAAYKVSLKLLPDNKTFINLLMPKDETYDNLNEHVQTFISLLVPFLEEIHSILILYGLDRLKST